Proteins encoded within one genomic window of Desulfonatronospira thiodismutans ASO3-1:
- a CDS encoding prepilin-type N-terminal cleavage/methylation domain-containing protein: MEPTDSPEVKAKMPRSGAGRIDRAWSIGHGAEGPGENSVCGRELWGCFTGQPLGRMYGGGIKKSGRSGEEKWALANYREGGFSGKAGLSLLEVMVVLIIMSLGMGLYLGINYRQQESLEVRAFASELGRFMGAAGSSAVVNATDNACVYVKADREVVENLKGRSITVPDGARIVLPEDPGAEEFVLAFFYADGSMGVADFFFGIR, encoded by the coding sequence ATGGAGCCGACGGACAGCCCGGAGGTGAAGGCGAAGATGCCGAGATCAGGAGCTGGGAGAATTGATAGGGCATGGAGCATAGGGCATGGGGCGGAAGGCCCTGGTGAAAACTCTGTTTGCGGCAGGGAGCTTTGGGGCTGTTTCACGGGGCAGCCATTGGGAAGGATGTATGGGGGTGGGATAAAAAAGAGTGGGCGATCTGGCGAGGAGAAGTGGGCATTGGCAAATTATAGAGAAGGGGGTTTTTCCGGGAAAGCCGGGCTTTCCCTGTTGGAAGTCATGGTGGTGCTGATAATCATGTCGCTGGGTATGGGACTTTACCTGGGGATAAATTACCGTCAGCAGGAAAGCCTTGAAGTCAGAGCTTTTGCCTCTGAATTGGGGAGGTTTATGGGTGCGGCGGGGAGCAGTGCAGTGGTGAACGCTACAGACAATGCCTGTGTGTATGTGAAGGCTGACAGGGAGGTTGTAGAAAATCTCAAGGGTAGGTCCATCACTGTCCCGGATGGAGCAAGGATAGTTCTGCCAGAAGATCCCGGGGCAGAAGAATTTGTTCTGGCATTTTTTTATGCCGACGGCTCCATGGGCGTAGCTGATTTTTTTTTTGGAATCAGATGA
- the gspG gene encoding type II secretion system major pseudopilin GspG produces MNQTANIKSKNRAGFSLIELIIVMIILGLLASLVGPRLFRHVDEARVSTARSQIELLGTALDSYRLDIGRYPTTEQGLEALRRAPSGVDNWSGPYLPRDIPSDPWGNEYVYKSPGDHGDYDLLSYGADGQPGGEGEDAEIRSWEN; encoded by the coding sequence ATGAACCAAACAGCAAATATAAAGAGCAAAAACAGGGCAGGCTTTTCACTGATCGAGCTGATCATCGTCATGATCATTCTGGGTCTTCTGGCTTCCCTGGTGGGACCCAGGCTGTTCAGGCATGTGGACGAGGCCAGGGTGAGTACAGCCCGTTCCCAGATCGAACTTCTGGGTACTGCCCTGGATTCCTACCGTTTGGACATAGGGAGATATCCCACTACTGAGCAGGGTCTGGAGGCCTTGAGACGCGCTCCTTCAGGAGTTGACAACTGGAGTGGTCCTTACCTGCCAAGGGACATCCCGTCTGATCCCTGGGGCAATGAATATGTTTACAAGTCACCGGGAGATCATGGAGACTACGACCTTTTGTCCTATGGAGCCGACGGACAGCCCGGAGGTGAAGGCGAAGATGCCGAGATCAGGAGCTGGGAGAATTGA
- a CDS encoding type II secretion system F family protein — protein MEFTYRASTLEGRVHQGRIDASDKKQAAASLHARNLIPLSIEPLDRQAINSEFRSQNRIKYAWLYLHSLDAFARGKIGTKDLTAFTEHLGAMLKAGITMNKSLALLGDLTENRSLARVIKDVHSRIREGSHLYQALEEHPEVFPEVFINMVRAGESGGILDVILERLSEFMNEMARLREHLVSSMIYPAILGLTAAASMLVMLVVVIPRFADIFVDMGIEMPQATRVMLWCGNFIVHYWWALGLGAVLCLLMLKYLRSTSGGRLFWDRLRMRLPLLGTIFLKLELARFSRTLGTLLNSGVSILEAMNIVSGVVGNTVLKNRLAVVYDDLKQGRMLSGSLEQHGIFPPLAVNMLRVGEESGEMAVMLEKVGDMYDRDLRRAVKSFTSIFEPAVILVMGLVIGVMVVSMLMAVFSLNEMGI, from the coding sequence ATGGAATTTACATACAGGGCATCAACTTTAGAAGGCAGGGTCCATCAGGGCAGGATTGATGCCAGTGACAAAAAACAGGCGGCGGCCAGCCTGCATGCCCGAAACCTGATCCCTTTGTCTATTGAACCTCTTGATAGGCAAGCCATAAACAGTGAATTCCGGTCGCAGAACAGAATAAAGTATGCCTGGCTGTATTTGCACAGCCTGGATGCATTTGCGCGTGGAAAGATAGGCACTAAAGATCTGACAGCCTTTACCGAACATCTTGGGGCCATGCTCAAGGCAGGTATCACTATGAACAAATCTCTGGCCCTTTTGGGTGACCTGACGGAAAACAGGTCGCTGGCCAGGGTGATAAAAGACGTTCACAGCCGCATCAGGGAGGGAAGTCATCTGTACCAGGCCCTTGAAGAGCATCCAGAGGTTTTTCCGGAAGTATTTATCAATATGGTCCGGGCAGGAGAGTCCGGAGGTATTCTGGATGTTATACTGGAGCGCTTGTCAGAATTTATGAACGAGATGGCCAGGCTGAGAGAACATCTGGTCTCATCCATGATATATCCGGCTATCCTTGGGTTGACCGCTGCAGCCTCAATGCTTGTCATGCTTGTGGTTGTTATTCCCAGGTTCGCCGATATATTTGTGGATATGGGTATTGAGATGCCCCAGGCCACCAGAGTCATGCTCTGGTGCGGCAACTTTATTGTTCATTACTGGTGGGCACTAGGGCTTGGTGCGGTCTTATGCCTGCTTATGCTGAAATATCTAAGGTCTACTTCCGGGGGCAGGCTTTTTTGGGACCGCTTGAGAATGCGGCTGCCCTTACTGGGTACAATTTTTCTGAAACTCGAACTGGCCAGGTTTTCCAGGACCCTGGGCACCCTTCTAAATAGCGGGGTGAGCATACTGGAGGCCATGAACATAGTCAGCGGCGTGGTGGGCAATACTGTACTGAAAAACAGGCTGGCAGTTGTTTACGATGATCTCAAGCAGGGGCGTATGCTTTCCGGCTCCCTGGAACAGCATGGGATTTTTCCACCCTTAGCTGTTAATATGCTTCGCGTGGGGGAGGAATCAGGAGAGATGGCCGTTATGCTGGAAAAGGTCGGAGATATGTATGATCGTGATCTGAGAAGGGCCGTTAAATCCTTTACCTCTATTTTTGAACCGGCGGTGATCCTGGTCATGGGGCTGGTCATAGGGGTGATGGTGGTGTCCATGCTTATGGCGGTATTCAGTCTGAATGAAATGGGGATCTGA
- the rfbF gene encoding glucose-1-phosphate cytidylyltransferase, giving the protein MKAIILAGGLGTRLSEETTVRPKPMVEIGGMPILWHIMKIYSVYGVNEFIVCCGYKGEAIKEFFADYFLKRSDITCDLKHNKMTIHRNDVEPWKVTLVDTGLETMKGGRMLKARQYIGNETCLMTYGDGVSNVDITGLLEFHKKQNVLATLTAVQPPGRFGAFRLGKDQYTISSFKEKPDGDGAWVNGGFFVLEPEALDYIEGEHIDWENEPMERLAGEGKLAAYKHSGFWQPMDTLRDKNLLEKLWQSGKAPWKVW; this is encoded by the coding sequence ATGAAAGCAATTATTCTGGCAGGAGGCCTGGGGACCAGATTGTCTGAAGAAACCACGGTAAGACCCAAGCCCATGGTGGAAATTGGAGGTATGCCCATTTTGTGGCATATTATGAAAATATACTCCGTGTATGGAGTAAATGAATTTATCGTCTGCTGCGGATATAAAGGAGAGGCAATCAAAGAATTTTTTGCAGACTACTTTCTCAAGCGCTCGGACATTACCTGCGACCTGAAGCATAACAAAATGACCATTCACCGCAATGACGTTGAACCATGGAAAGTCACCCTGGTGGATACAGGCCTGGAAACCATGAAAGGTGGGCGCATGCTCAAGGCCAGACAATACATTGGAAATGAAACCTGCCTTATGACTTACGGAGACGGGGTGAGCAACGTTGATATAACTGGATTGCTGGAATTCCACAAAAAGCAGAACGTCCTTGCAACCCTTACTGCTGTTCAGCCCCCAGGTAGATTCGGGGCATTCCGACTGGGCAAAGACCAGTATACCATATCCAGCTTCAAGGAAAAACCAGATGGCGACGGAGCATGGGTCAACGGTGGCTTTTTCGTTCTGGAACCTGAAGCACTGGACTATATTGAAGGCGAACATATCGACTGGGAGAACGAACCTATGGAGCGTCTTGCCGGAGAAGGAAAGCTGGCAGCCTATAAACACAGTGGATTCTGGCAGCCTATGGATACCCTGCGTGATAAAAACCTTCTGGAAAAACTCTGGCAGAGTGGCAAAGCTCCCTGGAAGGTGTGGTAA
- the rfbG gene encoding CDP-glucose 4,6-dehydratase → MNTKFWDSKRVLITGNTGFKGSWLTLLLQSLGAEVIGFSLPPPTEPSLFELSRADHGIVMVYGDIRNRSVVQETMDRYRPQIVMHLAAQSLVRASYENPVETYDINLMGTVHILDAMRNTPGIKAAVMVTSDKCYENQEQDRPYREEDPMGGYDPYSSSKGCDELIISAYRRSYFSNNNTALASVRAGNVVGGGDWAKDRLVVDAMQAFMHGKPLVLRNPDAVRPWQHVLDPLYGYLMLAEKMWEHGASYASAWNFGPGRESSQSVSQLANMLCRFWGNGACWVSDKVPSDQHEANLLLLDARKAEMNLDWYPQMDAATSLAWTVEWYRAYSKGADMREFTLQQLSDFAALSRFYPNHEPPKNKKYGFYPDHP, encoded by the coding sequence ATGAACACAAAGTTCTGGGACAGCAAAAGAGTCCTTATTACAGGCAATACCGGTTTCAAGGGCAGTTGGCTGACTCTTTTGCTCCAGTCGCTGGGCGCTGAAGTAATCGGCTTTTCCCTGCCACCGCCTACAGAGCCCAGCCTTTTTGAATTAAGCCGGGCAGATCATGGTATTGTCATGGTCTATGGAGATATCCGGAACAGAAGCGTGGTGCAGGAAACCATGGACAGATACAGGCCGCAGATTGTGATGCACCTGGCGGCTCAGTCGCTGGTAAGAGCTTCCTACGAGAATCCCGTAGAAACCTATGATATCAACCTCATGGGTACTGTGCATATTCTTGATGCCATGAGAAACACTCCGGGAATAAAAGCTGCTGTCATGGTCACCAGCGACAAGTGCTATGAAAACCAGGAACAGGATCGACCCTACAGAGAAGAAGACCCCATGGGGGGATACGATCCCTACTCCAGCAGCAAAGGCTGCGATGAACTGATCATTTCCGCTTACAGAAGATCATATTTTTCAAATAACAACACAGCACTTGCCAGCGTTAGAGCCGGCAACGTAGTCGGCGGAGGGGACTGGGCCAAAGACAGACTGGTGGTGGATGCCATGCAGGCTTTTATGCACGGCAAGCCCCTGGTGCTTAGAAATCCCGATGCCGTACGCCCTTGGCAGCATGTACTGGACCCTTTATACGGCTATCTGATGCTGGCGGAAAAAATGTGGGAGCATGGTGCATCGTATGCCTCAGCCTGGAATTTTGGACCTGGCAGGGAAAGTTCGCAGTCTGTCTCGCAGCTTGCAAATATGCTGTGCAGGTTTTGGGGTAATGGGGCGTGCTGGGTATCTGACAAAGTCCCCAGCGACCAGCATGAGGCCAACCTTCTTCTTCTTGATGCACGCAAAGCCGAAATGAACCTTGACTGGTATCCGCAAATGGATGCCGCAACAAGTTTAGCCTGGACTGTAGAGTGGTACAGGGCCTACTCCAAGGGTGCAGACATGCGCGAGTTCACCCTGCAGCAACTTTCAGACTTTGCAGCACTGAGCAGATTCTATCCAAACCATGAACCACCAAAGAATAAAAAATATGGATTTTATCCCGACCACCCTTAA